Proteins co-encoded in one Medicago truncatula cultivar Jemalong A17 chromosome 8, MtrunA17r5.0-ANR, whole genome shotgun sequence genomic window:
- the LOC11444671 gene encoding probable carboxylesterase 8, producing the protein MAESSPSKPNSTIDPYEFLEIKLNPDGSLTRNDNVPTVPPSSDPNQTVLSKDIILNTTTNTSIRIFLPNPPPPSSAAKLPLILYFHGGGFFRYHPSSISFHQCCSTFAAQIPIVVASVAHRLTPEHRLPAAYDDAIDSLFWLRAQAQNPSVSDPWIRDNVDFDNCFLMGSSAGGNIAYFAGLRALDLDLSPLKIQGLIMNAPFFGGVQRTKSELRFINDNILPLSASDLMWALSLPEGTDRDHVYCNPKVSDVIHGEKIGRLPRCFVNGYGGDPLVDRQKELVKILEARGVHVESVFCEDGFHAVELFDPAKAQALLDYVKKFISSVDT; encoded by the coding sequence ATGGCAGAATCATCACCTTCCAAACCAAACTCCACCATCGATCCCTATGAATTCCTCGAAATCAAACTCAACCCTGATGGTTCCCTCACAAGAAACGACAACGTCCCTACCGTGCCACCATCCTCCGATCCCAATCAAACCGTTCTATCTAAAGATATTATcctaaacacaaccacaaacacCTCCATCCGCATCTTCCTCCCAAACCCTCCACCACCTTCTTCCGCGGCTAAGCTCCCTCTCATTCTCTACTTCCATGGTGGTGGTTTCTTCCGCTACCATCCTTCATCCATCTCCTTCCACCAATGTTGCTCCACATTCGCCGCCCAAATACCGATTGTTGTAGCCTCAGTTGCTCATCGTCTCACTCCAGAGCACCGTCTCCCTGCTGCCTATGATGACGCTATTGATTCATTGTTCTGGCTCAGAGCCCAAGCACAAAATCCAAGTGTCTCTGATCCATGGATCAGAGACAACGTGGACTTTGATAACTGCTTCTTGATGGGAAGTAGTGCAGGAGGTAACATAGCGTACTTCGCAGGTCTACGTGCTCTTGACCTCGATCTCTCTCCTCTTAAGATCCAAGGGCTTATAATGAATGCTCCGTTTTTTGGTGGGGTTCAGAGAACAAAATCTGAGCTTCGTTTCATTAACGATAATATACTACCCTTATCAGCAAGTGATCTCATGTGGGCCCTATCTTTGCCTGAGGGTACAGATCGGGATCACGTGTATTGTAATCCAAAAGTTTCGGATGTGATACATGGTGAGAAGATCGGACGGCTGCCGAGGTGCTTTGTTAACGGCTACGGTGGGGATCCCTTGGTGGATAGGCAAAAGGAGCTAGTGAAGATTTTGGAGGCACGTGGGGTGCACGTGGAGTCTGTTTTTTGTGAGGATGGGTTTCATGCTGTGGAACTCTTTGATCCTGCTAAGGCACAAGCATTACTTGATTACGTTAAGAAATTTATTTCCTCGGTTGATACTTAG
- the LOC11441400 gene encoding probable carboxylesterase 8 yields the protein MDPYEFLKIKLNSDGSLTRNYIVPTVPSSSDPTNSPLQPALSKDIPLNAAAKTSIRLFLPNPPPSSSAAKLPIILYFHGGGFILYHPSSLIFHHPCSTLAAQIPAIVASVDYRLSPEHRLPAAYDDAVDSLLWLKSQAQNPTESDPWIRDHVDFDKCFLMGDSAGGNIAYFAGLRALDLDLSHIKIRGIIMKYPFFSGVQRTESELRLVNDRILPLPAGDLMWFLCLPEGKDRDHEYCNPTTLDHVYGEKIGRLPRCFVNGYGGDPLVDKQKELAKILAARGVHVESCFDEDGYHAVEIFDRSKAQVLLENVKKFILSAVSVAPQSSM from the coding sequence ATGGATCCCTATGAATTCCTCAAAATCAAACTCAACTCTGATGGTTCACTAACAAGAAACTACATTGTGCCCACCGTGCCATCATCCTCCGATCCCACTAATTCGCCACTGCAACCGGCTCTCTCTAAAGACATTCCCTTAAACGCCGCTGCGAAAACCTCCATTCGTCTCTTCCTCCCGAACCCTCCACCGTCTTCCTCTGCTGCCAAACTCCCCATTATTCTCTACTTCCATGGTGGTGGTTTCATCCTCTACCACCCTTCCTCGCTCATTTTCCACCACCCCTGCTCTACATTAGCTGCTCAAATTCCTGCCATTGTTGCCTCCGTTGATTATCGTCTCTCGCCTGAGCATCGCCTCCCAGCAGCCTACGATGATGCAGTTGATTCTCTTCTCTGGCTCAAATCCCAAGCTCAAAATCCAACAGAATCTGATCCATGGATCAGAGACCACGTGGACTTTGATAAATGCTTCTTGATGGGAGACAGTGCCGGAGGTAACATAGCCTATTTCGCAGGTCTACGTGCTCTCGACCTTGATCTCTCTCACATTAAAATCCGAGGGATCATAATGAAATATCCATTTTTTAGTGGGGTCCAGAGAACGGAATCTGAGCTTCGTTTGGTCAACGATCGTATATTACCATTACCAGCAGGTGACCTCATGTGGTTCCTATGTTTGCCCGAGGGCAAAGACAGGGACCACGAGTATTGCAATCCAACAACTTTGGATCACGTATACGGTGAAAAGATTGGACGGTTGCCAAGGTGCTTTGTTAATGGCTACGGTGGAGATCCATTGGTGGATAAGCAGAAGGAGCTGGCGAAGATTTTGGCGGCACGTGGGGTGCACGTGGAGTCCTGTTTTGATGAGGATGGGTATCATGCTGTGGAAATCTTTGATCGTTCTAAGGCACAAGTTTTGCTTGaaaatgttaagaaatttatactctctgctgtttctgttgctccTCAATCCTCTATGTGA
- the LOC11439881 gene encoding receptor-like serine/threonine-protein kinase At2g45590 — MPSRPPPPQPLPTIATITPPHHHHHRREFLIGGLIAAVIFLTAAIISLTIFLYRKLSHNRTTPVDQNHRRFSYSVLRRASNSFSTSTRLGHGGFGSVHKATLPSGETVALKVMDSPGSIQGEREFHNELSLCSNLRSPFILSLLGYSSDRSGRKLVLVYELMSNRSLQDALLDRRCDELMVWSNRFDVVVSVAKGLEYLHHECNPPVIHGDIKPSNVLLDREFRAKIGDFGLARVKCLEDSGMEMMVEEINHHHHHHEKKKKKDDFVVEDCSSVSVVEEFESAVSVTNTTAGNDIDRSPESCNVRVLVDSDASPEVAVVSQSSVVSDGCFDKFSIDSGNQRKRGGGGGGGSGRDWWWKQENNGGGSESGRVKDYVMEWIGSEIKKERPKSSEWVGSGSSICSGGGGDVVAAQSKVEGKKKQRKKLEWWASLDEEKVKGKKNRKPREWWKEEFCEELSKKSRKKKRSLDCRGNGGESWWQRDEDVGGAAVEKKKKRKSKSSRGSIDWWLDGLSGELRTNGRRNSQDWGNGDIPKSGGISSTPSMRGTVCYIAPEYGGGGQLSEKCDVYSFGVLLLVLVAGRRPLQVTASPISEFERANLISWARQLAHNGKLLDLVDSSIHSLDKEQALLCITIALLCLQRSPGKRPSMKEIVGMLSGEADPPHLPFEFSPSPPSNFPFKSRKKAR; from the coding sequence ATGCCATCCCGTCCTCCGCCACCACAACCACTTCCAACCATAGCAACCATCACACctccccaccaccaccaccaccgccgTGAGTTTCTAATCGGCGGTCTCATCGCCGCCGTCATCTTCCTCACCGCCGCAATAATCTCCCTCACTATCTTCCTCTACCGTAAACTCTCACACAACCGAACAACACCCGTGGACCAAAACCACCGCCGCTTCTCCTACTCCGTCCTCCGCCGCGCTTCAAACTCATTCTCCACCTCCACTCGCCTCGGCCACGGCGGCTTCGGTTCCGTTCATAAAGCCACACTCCCCTCCGGCGAAACCGTCGCTTTGAAAGTAATGGATTCGCCCGGTTCGATTCAAGGTGAAAGAGAGTTTCACAACGAACTCTCTTTATGCTCGAATCTTCGTTCTCCTTTCATTCTCTCACTTCTCGGTTACTCTTCGGACCGGTCCGGTCGGAAGCTGGTTTTGGTTTACGAGCTTATGTCGAACCGGAGTCTTCAAGATGCGCTTTTAGACCGGAGGTGTGATGAGTTGATGGTTTGGTCGAACCGGTTCGATGTGGTTGTTTCGGTTGCGAAAGGACTTGAGTATCTTCATCATGAATGTAATCCTCCTGTGATTCATGGTGATATTAAACCTAGTAATGTTCTTTTGGATCGTGAATTTAGAGCTAAGATTGGGGATTTTGGTCTTGCTAGGGTTAAGTGTTTGGAAGATTCTGGAATGGAAATGATGGTTGAAGAaattaatcatcatcatcatcatcatgagaagaagaaaaagaaagatgattttgttgttgaggaTTGTAGTTCTGTTTCTGTTGTTGAGGAATTTGAGAGTGCTGTTAGTGTTACTAATACTACTGCTGGAAATGATATTGATCGGTCGCCGGAGAGCTGTAATGTTAGGGTTTTGGTTGATTCTGATGCTTCACCGGAGGTGGCGGTTGTTTCGCAATCAAGTGTTGTGTCTGATGGGTGTTTTGATAAGTTTAGTATTGATAGTGGGAATCAGAGGAAGaggggtggtggtggtggtggtggttctgGGAGGGATTGGTGGTGGAAGCAGGAGAATAATGGGGGAGGATCTGAATCAGGGAGAGTGAAGGATTATGTGATGGAGTGGATTGGGAGTGAGATAAAGAAAGAGAGACCTAAGAGTAGTGAGTGGGTTGGTTCTGGTTCTTCGATTTGTtccggtggtggtggtgatgtggTGGCAGCGCAGTCGAAGGTGGAGGGTAAGAAGAAGCAGAGGAAGAAATTGGAATGGTGGGCTTCACTTGATGAGGAGAAAGTTAAAGGAAAGAAGAATAGAAAACCAAGGGAATGGTGGAAGGAGGAATTTTGTGAAGAGCTTTCGAAGAAGAGtaggaagaaaaagagaagCCTTGATTGTCGCGGCAATGGAGGGGAATCGTGGTGGCAGAGAGACGAGGATGTAGGCGGCGCAGCagtagagaagaagaaaaagaggaaaagtAAGAGTAGTAGAGGGAGTATTGATTGGTGGTTGGATGGTTTAAGCGGCGAGCTTAGGACTAACGGAAGGAGAAATAGTCAAGATTGGGGTAATGGTGATATACCGAAGAGTGGTGGAATAAGTAGCACACCGAGTATGAGAGGAACTGTTTGTTACATTGCTCCTGAATACGGTGGTGGTGGTCAATTATCCGAGAAATGTGATGTGTATAGTTTCGGTGTTCTGCTTTTGGTTCTGGTTGCTGGAAGAAGACCATTACAAGTAACAGCATCACCGATTTCAGAATTCGAGAGAGCAAATCTAATTTCATGGGCTAGACAACTTGCTCATAATGGAAAACTCTTGGATCTTGTTGATAGTTCTATACATTCTTTGGATAAAGAACAAGCATTGCTATGTATCACCATTGCATTGCTATGTTTGCAGAGATCTCCTGGGAAAAGGCCTTCCATGAAGGAGATTGTAGGGATGCTTTCTGGTGAAGCTGACCCACCTCACTTGCCCTTTGAATTCTCACCTTCACCACCCTCAAATTTCCCTttcaaatcaagaaaaaaagcTAGGTGA